In Elaeis guineensis isolate ETL-2024a chromosome 1, EG11, whole genome shotgun sequence, a genomic segment contains:
- the LOC105061000 gene encoding uncharacterized protein encodes MAGQAKDAGSDLQLVVATPAAGAPAKVGAGEGAIVEHGKGGAVLREEEEDLEVKLRRIMENVPVRVSNTSGSSAGSGSGDFHQYRQMRRKEQDRLARMDVDYQRRKELVEFNMRREERMKAAEERTAKKRLKRQKKKQRKREKKNNLNNGGEEPCNEESSDNGDSDEGGET; translated from the exons ATGGCCGGCCAGGCGAAAGATGCCGGCAGCGATCTACAGCTGGTCGTGGCGACCCCGGCGGCCGGCGCTCCTGCGAAGGTGGGGGCCGGCGAGGGCGCGATCGTGGAGCACGGGAAGGGCGGCGCCGTACtgcgagaggaggaggaggacctCGAGGTCAAGCTGCGCCGGATCATGGAGAACGTCCCAGTCAGGGTCAGCAACACCTCCGGCAGCTCCGCCGGTTCCGGCTCCGGCGACTTCCACCAA TATCGGCAAATGAGGCGGAAGGAGCAAGATCGACTTGCAAGGATGGATGTAGACTACCAGAGAAGGAAAGAGTTGGTGGAGTTCAATATGAGAAGGGAGGAAAGAATGAAAGCTGCAGAGGAGCGGACTGCAAAGAAACGCTTGAAACGCCAGAAGAAGAaacagaggaagagagagaagaagaataatCTGAATAATGGAGGGGAAGAGCCTTGCAACGAAGAGTCCTCAGATAATGGGGATTCTGATGAAGGTGGTGAAACCTAA